In the genome of Polaribacter atrinae, one region contains:
- a CDS encoding acyl carrier protein, producing MSDIASRVKAIIVDKLGVDDNEVTTEASFTNDLGADSLDTVELIMEFEKEFDIQIPDDQAENIGTVGQAVSYIEEAKK from the coding sequence ATGTCAGACATTGCATCAAGAGTAAAAGCTATTATCGTAGACAAATTAGGCGTAGACGATAACGAAGTAACAACAGAAGCTAGCTTCACAAACGATTTAGGAGCAGATTCTTTGGATACTGTTGAATTAATTATGGAATTCGAAAAAGAATTTGATATTCAAATACCAGATGATCAAGCAGAGAACATCGGAACAGTAGGTCAAGCAGTAAGCTATATTGAAGAAGCTAAAAAGTAA
- a CDS encoding phosphoribosylglycinamide formyltransferase, which produces MKRIVIFASGSGTNAENIIKFFNHTKTAKVTYVLCNNEHAKVFDRCKKLDIKCLHFKKETFFTSDEILNLLKEQADYIILAGFLWKIPTKIIDAFPNKIINIHPALLPKYGGKGMYGMNVHKAVKENKESETGITIHYVNANYDEGAIIYQAKTALLSEDTPEKIAEKIHILEQRYFPRVIEDVILAINE; this is translated from the coding sequence ATGAAACGTATAGTTATTTTTGCTTCTGGTTCTGGAACGAACGCAGAAAACATTATCAAGTTTTTTAATCATACTAAAACCGCTAAGGTTACTTATGTGCTATGTAACAATGAGCATGCCAAAGTGTTTGATAGATGTAAAAAATTAGACATCAAATGTTTACATTTTAAAAAAGAGACTTTTTTTACTTCGGATGAAATCCTAAACCTATTAAAAGAGCAGGCTGATTACATTATTTTAGCAGGTTTTTTATGGAAAATTCCAACCAAAATTATCGATGCTTTTCCGAATAAAATCATTAATATTCACCCTGCATTGTTGCCAAAATATGGCGGAAAAGGGATGTACGGAATGAACGTTCATAAAGCGGTTAAAGAAAATAAAGAATCAGAAACTGGTATTACAATTCACTACGTAAATGCCAATTATGATGAAGGTGCCATCATTTATCAGGCAAAAACAGCTCTTTTAAGTGAAGATACCCCAGAAAAAATTGCAGAAAAGATCCATATTTTAGAACAACGTTACTTTCCAAGAGTTATTGAAGATGTAATTTTAGCTATAAATGAGTAA
- a CDS encoding viroplasmin family protein — MSKKKFYVVWNGRKKGVFTSWKVCKKQIDGFEGAQYKSFADLNEAEIAATKNYADYVGKDTKKKTLSSTEKEKIGRPILESISVDAACSGNPGKMEYRGVLTHNKQQIFIKGPFARGTNNIGEFLALVHGIALLKSKNKENIPIYSDSKIAMSWVKQKRCKTNMHFDASNKDLLELIKRAETWLKNNTYKNPILKWETKAWGEIPADFGRK, encoded by the coding sequence ATGAGTAAAAAAAAGTTTTATGTTGTTTGGAACGGGCGTAAAAAAGGGGTTTTTACGTCTTGGAAAGTCTGTAAAAAGCAAATTGATGGTTTTGAAGGTGCACAATACAAATCTTTTGCAGATTTAAATGAAGCCGAAATTGCAGCAACCAAAAACTATGCAGACTATGTAGGGAAAGACACTAAAAAGAAGACGTTATCATCAACAGAAAAAGAAAAAATTGGGAGACCTATTTTAGAAAGTATTTCTGTGGATGCAGCTTGTTCTGGAAATCCTGGTAAAATGGAATATAGAGGTGTTTTAACGCATAATAAGCAACAAATTTTTATAAAAGGCCCATTTGCTAGAGGAACTAACAATATTGGAGAATTCCTAGCTCTAGTCCACGGAATTGCTTTGTTAAAGAGCAAGAACAAGGAAAATATTCCTATTTATTCCGATTCTAAAATTGCCATGAGTTGGGTAAAGCAAAAAAGATGTAAAACCAACATGCATTTTGATGCTTCTAACAAAGATTTATTAGAATTGATTAAAAGAGCAGAAACTTGGCTAAAAAATAACACGTATAAAAATCCTATTTTGAAATGGGAAACCAAAGCTTGGGGAGAAATTCCTGCAGACTTTGGAAGGAAGTAG
- a CDS encoding carboxypeptidase-like regulatory domain-containing protein, giving the protein MKLNHFLSLLFFIIISTSLFAQKVTLSGSVKDSLQTPMPYANVIAKPKDVSKNLQFAITDNEGYYKLLLEKGDTISISISYLGYKPVEHQFIALKTTKKDFVLQQSSEQLDEVVIEMPVTVRGDTTTYKTDKFVNGTERKLKNVLKKLPGVEVSKNGTVTVQGKKVTKMLVDGKKFFGGNSKLAVENIPANAVGNIEVIDNYNEVSFLKGLTDSDEMAMNIKLKEDKKRFLFGDVEAGKGNNDFYKTSANLFYYSPKTNVNFIGNINNIGEKTFTFRDYMSFSGGMNAIFSGNFKWKGGDFSQFLESKDLQTSSQKFGALNITKTATSKLDVSGYAIFSNTNTSSFVENQNEYTTFTEQRTNKTATDNLLGIGNLNIEYTPNNKEKWYARTQVKRTNNTKINTVASLINANTNTIATDRDLTATYMNQNIEWHKRQNDKHTFSSIFNYVFDKSDKTNYWQTQDAILQGLIPADTNQELLRIHQLKNTKEQNIDAIFKHFWEINNSNHIYTTLGNKFLNEDFVSDDFQTLDNGTTNNFSSDDFGNDLNLKLNDFFVGLHYKFRAGIFTLKQGVELHNYKWKLDKQTHLENNKWIVLPDFLAKIEFNKSKKITINYNLKTSFSDVDKFANRFYLQSYNSVFKGNETLENNLYHAARIYYSRFSLYRGLMLFANLNFSKQIKGVRNTVDFNDINQFLTVKMFDNPSEDLHGNIHLEKSIKNIKYKFDVGFSNNKYLQELNGNTQTNKNNGYNYEVGFETLFDNFPTIEVGVSRDIGKFISSNATSKFITTEPFVTVDYDFLKGFIFNFDYKLSNYQNKTLGQKNVYEIANTTLSYKKEDAAWSYKISVQNMFNTQFKQSNSFSDYLISDSKTFILPRIIMFSIGYNL; this is encoded by the coding sequence ATGAAATTAAATCACTTTCTATCATTACTTTTTTTTATTATTATTTCTACTTCTTTATTTGCCCAAAAAGTAACATTAAGTGGTTCCGTAAAAGATAGCTTACAAACCCCAATGCCGTATGCAAATGTAATTGCAAAACCCAAAGATGTTTCTAAGAATTTACAATTTGCCATTACAGATAACGAAGGCTATTATAAGTTACTATTAGAAAAAGGAGACACCATTTCTATTAGTATTTCTTATTTAGGGTATAAACCTGTAGAACATCAATTTATAGCCTTAAAAACTACTAAAAAAGACTTTGTTTTACAACAATCTTCAGAACAGTTAGATGAGGTGGTTATAGAAATGCCTGTAACTGTTAGAGGAGACACAACTACTTATAAAACCGATAAATTTGTAAACGGTACAGAACGTAAACTTAAAAATGTTTTAAAAAAATTACCTGGAGTAGAAGTAAGTAAAAACGGAACAGTTACCGTGCAGGGTAAAAAAGTAACCAAAATGTTGGTAGATGGTAAAAAGTTTTTTGGAGGTAATTCTAAATTGGCAGTAGAAAACATTCCTGCAAATGCTGTTGGTAATATAGAAGTAATCGATAATTATAACGAAGTTTCATTTTTAAAAGGATTAACAGATTCTGATGAGATGGCAATGAACATCAAACTAAAAGAAGATAAAAAACGCTTTCTTTTTGGTGATGTAGAAGCAGGTAAAGGCAACAACGACTTTTATAAAACTAGCGCCAATTTGTTTTATTATTCACCCAAAACCAATGTCAATTTTATAGGTAACATTAATAATATAGGCGAAAAAACATTTACGTTTAGAGATTATATGAGTTTTTCTGGCGGTATGAATGCTATATTTAGCGGTAATTTTAAATGGAAAGGTGGCGATTTTTCTCAGTTTTTAGAAAGTAAAGATTTGCAGACAAGTAGCCAAAAATTTGGAGCTTTAAACATTACAAAAACGGCAACTTCAAAGTTAGATGTTTCTGGTTATGCTATTTTTTCGAATACAAATACCAGTAGTTTTGTAGAAAACCAAAATGAATATACCACGTTTACAGAACAAAGAACCAATAAAACAGCCACAGATAACTTGTTAGGCATTGGAAACCTAAATATAGAGTACACACCAAATAATAAAGAAAAATGGTATGCAAGAACCCAAGTAAAAAGGACCAATAACACTAAAATAAATACAGTTGCTTCCTTAATAAATGCCAATACAAATACTATTGCTACAGATAGGGATTTAACAGCAACGTACATGAACCAAAATATAGAATGGCACAAAAGACAAAATGATAAACACACGTTTTCATCCATTTTTAATTATGTGTTTGATAAAAGTGATAAAACAAACTATTGGCAAACACAAGATGCTATTTTACAAGGTTTAATTCCGGCAGATACAAATCAAGAATTGTTAAGAATTCATCAACTAAAAAACACTAAAGAACAAAATATTGATGCTATTTTTAAACACTTTTGGGAAATTAACAATAGCAATCATATTTATACAACGTTGGGAAATAAATTTTTAAACGAAGATTTTGTTAGCGATGATTTTCAGACGTTAGATAACGGCACCACAAATAATTTTTCTTCGGATGATTTTGGCAACGATTTAAATTTAAAGCTAAACGATTTCTTTGTAGGATTGCATTATAAGTTTAGAGCAGGAATTTTTACTTTAAAACAAGGAGTTGAATTACACAATTATAAATGGAAATTAGACAAACAAACCCATTTAGAAAACAATAAATGGATTGTTTTACCAGATTTCTTAGCAAAAATTGAGTTTAATAAATCCAAAAAAATTACCATTAATTACAATTTAAAAACGTCTTTTTCTGATGTAGATAAATTTGCCAATCGTTTTTATTTACAATCGTATAATTCGGTTTTTAAAGGAAATGAAACGCTAGAAAATAACCTGTATCACGCAGCGCGTATTTATTACAGTCGTTTTAGTTTGTATAGAGGTTTAATGCTTTTTGCAAACTTAAACTTTAGTAAACAGATAAAAGGAGTTAGAAATACAGTAGATTTTAATGATATTAACCAGTTTTTAACCGTAAAAATGTTCGACAATCCGTCTGAAGATCTTCATGGAAACATACATTTAGAAAAAAGTATTAAAAATATAAAATATAAGTTTGATGTTGGTTTTAGTAACAATAAATACCTACAAGAATTAAACGGAAATACACAAACCAATAAAAATAATGGTTATAATTACGAAGTTGGTTTCGAAACCTTGTTTGATAATTTTCCGACAATAGAAGTTGGTGTAAGTAGAGATATTGGTAAATTTATTTCTAGTAATGCTACTTCAAAATTTATAACTACAGAACCTTTTGTAACTGTAGATTACGATTTTTTAAAAGGCTTTATTTTTAATTTTGATTATAAGTTAAGCAACTATCAGAATAAAACATTAGGCCAAAAAAATGTGTATGAAATAGCAAATACAACACTTTCTTATAAAAAAGAAGATGCTGCTTGGTCTTATAAAATAAGTGTCCAAAATATGTTTAATACACAGTTTAAACAAAGCAATAGCTTTTCAGATTATTTAATATCAGATAGTAAAACCTTTATTTTACCTAGAATAATTATGTTTAGTATTGGGTATAATTTGTAG
- a CDS encoding GLPGLI family protein: protein MNKKYINLLIFLFLNVIVFHSQNIEGRITYLASAKKALAYIQEKGKKNKKHIRKHVNELYKKAKDVKVILSFNSVASEYHAIKKMDLTNKEEFNFTYLMSGSSKKYYTSNNVMSYENNTLDCYLLGECFLIQNLMPIWELKQETKKIGGFLCYKAVLRNKKTEKITLEAWYTPKIPYSYGVMNYFGLPGVILEISKNTIVITAIKIELNPIGKIIIKEPKKIKKLSRKEFDILKRTSFSEFYKKR, encoded by the coding sequence ATGAATAAAAAATATATCAATTTGTTAATTTTTTTATTTTTAAATGTAATTGTTTTTCATTCACAAAACATCGAAGGGAGAATTACATACCTTGCTTCAGCCAAAAAGGCCTTAGCTTATATTCAAGAAAAAGGTAAAAAGAATAAAAAACACATAAGAAAACATGTAAATGAACTTTATAAAAAGGCAAAAGATGTTAAAGTAATATTGAGTTTTAATAGTGTAGCTTCAGAATATCATGCTATAAAAAAAATGGATTTAACAAATAAAGAAGAATTTAACTTTACATATCTTATGTCAGGAAGTTCAAAAAAATACTACACATCTAACAATGTTATGAGCTATGAAAATAATACTCTGGATTGTTATTTATTAGGCGAGTGTTTTTTGATACAAAACTTAATGCCAATATGGGAGTTAAAACAAGAAACTAAAAAGATCGGAGGGTTTTTATGTTACAAAGCCGTTTTAAGAAATAAAAAAACAGAAAAAATAACTTTAGAAGCTTGGTACACTCCAAAAATCCCATACAGTTACGGAGTTATGAATTATTTTGGTTTACCTGGCGTAATTTTAGAGATTAGTAAAAATACAATAGTTATTACGGCTATAAAAATAGAATTAAACCCAATTGGAAAGATTATAATAAAAGAACCGAAAAAAATAAAAAAACTTTCTAGAAAAGAATTTGACATTTTAAAAAGAACATCATTTTCCGAATTTTATAAAAAAAGATAA
- a CDS encoding GLPGLI family protein — translation MKILKISIVLFFINYNMNSQNSFRAYYNVKVIDSTKFKVPEKYLGTKYEKLLLKKKKETLKTISLSKEIDFILDFDKKKSIFYLPKQLDVKKGHISIIKRIGRFKGTYFTNQEGVLWKKNSFGQDFLVSLPANRWNIKSLSKGCGKYLCYQATLIKEIETTSGLKKRHITAWFSPEIPFNFGPKEFNGLPGLIIQLQEGNIQYQLKEIVKIDNLKIEQTKTGKKINLHEFNLLSKKMYKGLNLKSID, via the coding sequence ATGAAAATACTTAAAATATCAATTGTATTATTTTTTATTAATTATAACATGAACTCTCAAAATTCATTTAGAGCATATTATAATGTAAAAGTAATAGATAGTACAAAATTTAAAGTACCTGAAAAGTATTTGGGAACTAAATATGAAAAGTTACTTCTAAAAAAAAAAAAAGAGACACTTAAAACTATTTCACTTTCAAAAGAAATAGATTTTATTTTAGATTTTGATAAAAAGAAATCTATTTTTTATTTACCAAAGCAACTAGACGTAAAAAAAGGACATATTTCTATAATTAAGAGAATTGGAAGGTTCAAAGGAACTTACTTTACAAATCAAGAAGGAGTTTTATGGAAAAAAAATTCTTTTGGACAAGATTTTTTAGTTTCCCTTCCTGCAAATAGATGGAATATTAAGAGTTTATCAAAAGGGTGTGGAAAGTACTTGTGCTATCAAGCAACTTTAATAAAAGAAATTGAAACTACCAGTGGTTTGAAAAAAAGGCACATTACTGCTTGGTTTTCACCTGAAATCCCTTTTAATTTTGGGCCAAAAGAATTTAATGGTCTACCGGGTTTAATTATACAATTACAGGAAGGTAATATTCAATATCAATTAAAAGAAATTGTTAAAATTGACAATCTAAAAATTGAACAAACCAAAACTGGAAAGAAAATTAATTTACATGAATTCAATCTATTGAGTAAAAAAATGTACAAAGGTTTAAATTTAAAAAGTATTGATTAG
- a CDS encoding helix-turn-helix domain-containing protein gives MRERERERERIKDTCKIILNNLEEKRKQIGVSRYEMALHLGLTENGYFKVIKGHTKLDVERLLLILNKLTISPKEFFKDYKD, from the coding sequence ATGAGAGAAAGAGAAAGAGAAAGAGAAAGAATAAAAGATACTTGTAAAATTATATTAAACAATTTAGAAGAAAAAAGAAAACAAATTGGTGTAAGCCGTTATGAAATGGCACTTCATTTAGGCCTAACAGAAAATGGTTATTTTAAGGTTATTAAAGGACATACAAAGTTAGATGTAGAGCGCTTATTACTTATTTTAAATAAATTAACTATTTCTCCAAAGGAGTTTTTTAAAGATTATAAAGACTAA
- a CDS encoding succinate dehydrogenase/fumarate reductase iron-sulfur subunit: protein MNLTLKIWRQKDSDAKGQMVDYKVTDISEHMSFLEMLDVLNEQLVNAGEEPVAFDHDCREGICGMCSLYINGEAHGPDRGITTCQLHMRMFNDGDTITIEPFRAAAFPVIKDLIVDRMAFERIQQAGGYISVNTSGNTQDANSLPISKHAADEAMDAAACIGCGACVATCKNSSAMLFVGAKVSQYALLPQGQVEAADRVKNMVAQMDLEGFGNCTNTGACEVECPKGISLDNIARMNRELMKANL, encoded by the coding sequence ATGAATTTAACGTTAAAAATTTGGAGACAAAAAGACTCAGACGCTAAAGGTCAAATGGTCGATTATAAAGTCACTGATATTTCAGAACACATGTCTTTCTTAGAAATGCTAGATGTTTTAAACGAACAATTAGTAAATGCAGGAGAAGAACCAGTAGCTTTTGATCATGACTGTCGTGAAGGTATTTGCGGAATGTGTTCTTTATACATTAATGGAGAAGCTCACGGACCAGATAGAGGTATTACTACCTGTCAGTTACACATGCGTATGTTTAACGATGGAGATACTATTACTATAGAGCCATTTAGAGCAGCAGCATTTCCAGTAATAAAAGATTTAATTGTAGATAGAATGGCTTTTGAGCGTATTCAGCAAGCAGGTGGTTACATTTCTGTAAACACTTCTGGTAATACACAAGATGCTAATTCATTACCTATTTCTAAACATGCAGCAGATGAAGCTATGGATGCAGCAGCTTGTATTGGTTGTGGTGCTTGTGTGGCAACTTGTAAAAACTCTTCTGCAATGTTATTTGTAGGTGCAAAAGTATCTCAGTATGCTTTGTTACCACAAGGACAAGTAGAGGCTGCAGATCGTGTAAAAAACATGGTTGCACAAATGGATTTAGAAGGTTTTGGTAACTGTACAAATACAGGTGCTTGTGAGGTAGAGTGTCCTAAAGGAATTTCTTTAGACAATATTGCAAGAATGAATAGAGAATTGATGAAGGCTAATTTATAA
- a CDS encoding fumarate reductase/succinate dehydrogenase flavoprotein subunit, with the protein MALDSKIPKGPIKDKWTIYKDKIDLVNPANKRNIDVIVVGTGLAGGSAAATLAELGYNVKAFAYQDSPRRAHSIAAQGGINAAKNYMGDGDSNYRLFYDTVKGGDYRSREANVHRLAEVSGNIIDQCVAQGVPFARDYGGLLDNRSFGGVLVSRTFYAKGQTGQQLLLGCYSAMNRQIARGKIEMFNRHEMLDVVKVDGKARGIIARDLITGEIERHSAHAVVIATGGYGNVYFLSTNAMGSNATAAWKIHKKGAYFANPCFTQIHPTCIPRSGDYQSKLTLMSESLRNDGRIWVPAKIEDAKAIQAGKLKPTEIAEENRDYYLERRYPAFGNLVPRDVASRAAKERCDAGFGVNATGEAVYLDFASAFERYGTEQAKIHGIKNPSKAEIIKLGQGIIEEKYGNLFQMYEKIIAENPYETPMMIYPATHYTMGGVWVDYNLMTTVEGLYCIGEANFSDHGANRLGASALMQGLADGYFVLPYTIGDYLADDIRTGKIPTDSKEFDEVEKEVKDRIEFFINNKGTKSVDHFHKRLGKVMWDKVGMSRNEKDLKAAMVEIKAIREEFWKDVMVPGSANEMNVELEKAGRVADFLELGELFAKDALNRNESCGGHFREESVELDGEQKGEAKRNDKDFAYVSAWEYKGEPADAVLHKEELEFNDIELKQRSYK; encoded by the coding sequence ATGGCTTTAGATTCAAAAATACCAAAAGGTCCAATTAAAGATAAATGGACAATTTATAAAGACAAAATAGATCTTGTAAACCCAGCAAACAAGCGTAACATAGATGTTATTGTTGTAGGAACAGGTTTGGCAGGAGGTTCTGCAGCAGCAACCTTAGCAGAATTAGGATATAACGTAAAAGCATTTGCTTACCAAGATTCTCCTCGTAGAGCGCATTCTATTGCAGCACAAGGTGGAATTAATGCAGCAAAAAATTACATGGGAGATGGAGATTCTAATTACAGATTGTTTTACGACACTGTAAAAGGAGGAGATTATCGTTCTCGTGAAGCAAACGTACACCGTTTGGCAGAAGTATCTGGTAACATTATAGATCAATGTGTGGCACAAGGAGTTCCTTTTGCACGTGATTATGGTGGGTTATTAGACAACCGTTCGTTTGGTGGAGTTTTAGTTTCTAGAACTTTTTATGCAAAAGGACAAACAGGACAACAATTATTATTAGGATGTTATTCTGCAATGAACCGTCAAATTGCTCGTGGTAAGATAGAGATGTTCAATCGTCATGAAATGTTAGATGTTGTAAAAGTAGATGGTAAGGCAAGAGGGATTATTGCTAGAGATTTAATAACAGGAGAAATAGAACGTCATTCTGCGCATGCAGTTGTAATTGCAACAGGTGGCTACGGTAACGTGTATTTCTTATCTACAAATGCAATGGGTTCTAATGCCACTGCAGCTTGGAAAATTCATAAAAAAGGAGCATATTTTGCAAACCCTTGTTTTACACAAATTCACCCAACATGTATTCCTCGTTCTGGAGATTATCAGTCTAAATTAACCTTGATGTCTGAATCTTTACGTAATGATGGTAGAATTTGGGTACCTGCAAAAATTGAAGATGCAAAAGCAATACAAGCTGGTAAATTAAAACCAACTGAAATTGCTGAAGAAAATAGAGATTATTATTTAGAAAGACGTTACCCTGCATTTGGTAACTTAGTACCGCGTGATGTTGCCTCTAGAGCAGCAAAAGAGCGTTGTGATGCTGGTTTTGGTGTAAACGCAACAGGTGAAGCTGTGTATTTGGATTTTGCTTCTGCTTTTGAACGTTATGGTACAGAGCAAGCAAAAATTCACGGTATTAAAAACCCTTCTAAAGCAGAAATTATAAAATTAGGTCAAGGTATTATTGAAGAAAAATACGGAAACTTATTTCAGATGTATGAAAAAATTATCGCTGAAAACCCGTATGAAACTCCAATGATGATTTATCCTGCAACACACTATACAATGGGTGGTGTTTGGGTAGATTATAACTTAATGACTACTGTTGAAGGTTTATACTGTATTGGTGAAGCAAATTTCTCTGATCATGGAGCAAACAGATTGGGCGCTTCTGCTTTAATGCAAGGTTTAGCAGATGGTTACTTTGTATTACCTTATACAATTGGAGATTATTTAGCTGATGATATTAGAACAGGAAAAATACCTACAGATTCTAAAGAATTTGATGAAGTTGAAAAAGAAGTAAAAGATAGAATTGAGTTCTTTATCAATAATAAAGGAACAAAATCTGTAGACCATTTCCACAAACGTTTAGGTAAAGTAATGTGGGATAAAGTAGGAATGTCTCGAAACGAAAAAGATTTAAAAGCTGCCATGGTAGAAATTAAAGCAATTCGTGAAGAATTCTGGAAAGATGTAATGGTGCCTGGATCTGCAAACGAAATGAATGTAGAACTTGAAAAAGCAGGACGTGTAGCAGATTTCTTAGAGTTAGGAGAATTATTTGCTAAAGATGCTTTAAATAGAAATGAATCTTGTGGAGGACACTTTAGAGAAGAATCTGTAGAATTAGACGGAGAACAAAAAGGTGAAGCAAAACGTAACGATAAAGATTTTGCTTATGTTTCTGCTTGGGAATACAAAGGTGAACCTGCTGATGCAGTTTTACATAAAGAAGAATTAGAGTTTAACGATATTGAATTGAAACAACGTTCATATAAATAA
- a CDS encoding succinate dehydrogenase cytochrome b subunit, producing MSGFFKSSVGRKIAMALSAFFLMFFLILHLAVNITSLFSDDLFNELSHFMGTNPLVQFALQPVLVFGVIFHFVLGFILEIKNKKANGVAYAKNNGAANSSWMSRNMIFSGAAILAFIVLHFIDFWIPEINHKYIAALPEDPVRYFHELQEKFVPLWRVAFYVVAFVFLGLHLAHGFTSAFQSMGVTAGRKKALQNFGKIYSIIIPLGFIIVALFHHFNH from the coding sequence ATGAGCGGATTTTTCAAATCTTCAGTTGGAAGAAAGATAGCCATGGCGCTTTCTGCATTCTTCCTCATGTTTTTCTTAATTTTACATTTAGCGGTAAATATTACATCACTCTTTAGTGATGATCTCTTTAATGAGTTATCTCATTTTATGGGTACCAATCCATTAGTACAGTTTGCGTTGCAACCGGTATTAGTTTTTGGTGTTATTTTTCACTTTGTATTAGGTTTTATTTTAGAAATAAAAAATAAAAAAGCAAACGGAGTTGCCTACGCCAAAAACAATGGAGCGGCTAATTCATCTTGGATGAGTAGAAACATGATTTTTAGTGGAGCAGCTATTTTAGCTTTCATTGTACTTCACTTTATAGATTTCTGGATTCCAGAAATTAACCATAAATATATTGCAGCATTACCAGAAGATCCTGTAAGATATTTTCATGAGTTGCAAGAAAAATTTGTACCTCTTTGGAGAGTTGCATTTTATGTTGTAGCATTTGTTTTCTTAGGATTACATTTAGCACACGGTTTTACTTCTGCTTTCCAATCTATGGGAGTTACCGCAGGTAGAAAAAAAGCATTACAAAACTTTGGTAAAATATATTCTATTATTATTCCTTTAGGATTTATCATCGTTGCATTGTTTCATCATTTTAATCATTAA